The genomic window GTGCCCGTGCTGTAGACGAATTGGAGAGCCAGTGAGCGAGGCCGAGGCGGAGCAGACCGCCGTACCGCTGGACAGCGTGGACCGGGACATCATCCGCGAGCTGACCACCGATGGGCGCATGTCCGTCACGCAGGTTGCAGAAAACGTCCACATCAGCCGCGCGCACGCCTACACCAGGATTGCGCGGCTCACTGGCGAAGGGGTGCTCACGAAGTTCACGGCTCTGGTGGATCCCATCAAGGCCGGTCTGCGGTCCTCCGCGTATGTGACGTTGAAGGTTCAGCAGCACTCGTGGCGCGAGCTGAAGGAACAGCTGCGCGCCATACCCGAGGTCCACCACATCGCCCTGGTAGGCGGAGACTTCGACGTCATCCTTTTGGTCCGGGCGACTGACAACATCCACCTCCGGCGTGTGATCTTCGACCAATTACAGTCCATGGACGGAGTGCAGGACACCCAGACTTTCCTTGTCTTTGAGGACGTTGATACCCGCTAGGCGCCCTTGGCCGTTCCTGACTGGGAGGGAGCACCCATTTACGAACCTTAGACTGTCCCCGTGCCCCTCAAAACTGCCTCCGCCACCCGTGTCATTGGCATTGTTGTGGGGGCGTGCTTTCTGGCAGCGCTGCTCTGGCTGATCGCTGCCTTCCAGTTCTTCTACAACCCACCGCAGGCAACGCCTCACCGAACGGACGCGATCGTTGTGCTGGGCGGCATGAGCAAGGAACGGCTGCCCGTGGCCCAGAAGCTGCAGCAGAAACTGGATATTCCTGTTCTGGTCATCTCGACGACGGGTCTGGCAGGCAATGCTGAGGGCGACGCGCTGTGCGATGAGGAGTCGGGCGATTCCGACCTGGTGTGCTTCCGTCCTTCGCCGCTCAACACCAGGGGTGAGGCTGAAGCGCTGCGGACATTGATTGCAGACCACGGATGGAAGTCCGTGACCGTGGTGACGTCTGAGTACCACGTGATGCGCGCCGGCACACTGATTGAACAATGCACGTCCGCCGAGGTGCAGATGGTTGGGTCCCAGCCCGAGCTATCGGCGGGCGCCTGGCTGGACCGTTTTGTGGTTGAATCGGGCGGGCTGGTCGACACGTGGGTGCGACCGGAGTGCTCTCAAGCGTAATTCCTGGTCCGCCTACTGGCCGTGGACTACCCGCCGGGCAGATATGACAAGGGTCGTAAGACCGCATGCAAAGCGGCCGTTTTGTTTGTCAAACGGCATCAAGTGTCTTGCAAAGTTTTTGAGGGCTTGAAGGTTTTGGTCAAGCTATTGAGTTTCCGGGATACAACAAACATCCTTTTGCCATAGGTCCAAGGTCTCACCCTACGAGCCCAAGGATCCACCGTGGCCACTTTTAGAGCAGAGCCGACGACAACCTTTCCTCCACGCAGGTCCCGTCACCTTATGGCGAGCCTTATGGCAGCCGTAATTCTGGTGTTCGGCGTCCTTCACGC from Arthrobacter sp. StoSoilB20 includes these protein-coding regions:
- a CDS encoding YdcF family protein, with the protein product MPLKTASATRVIGIVVGACFLAALLWLIAAFQFFYNPPQATPHRTDAIVVLGGMSKERLPVAQKLQQKLDIPVLVISTTGLAGNAEGDALCDEESGDSDLVCFRPSPLNTRGEAEALRTLIADHGWKSVTVVTSEYHVMRAGTLIEQCTSAEVQMVGSQPELSAGAWLDRFVVESGGLVDTWVRPECSQA
- a CDS encoding Lrp/AsnC family transcriptional regulator, which translates into the protein MSEAEAEQTAVPLDSVDRDIIRELTTDGRMSVTQVAENVHISRAHAYTRIARLTGEGVLTKFTALVDPIKAGLRSSAYVTLKVQQHSWRELKEQLRAIPEVHHIALVGGDFDVILLVRATDNIHLRRVIFDQLQSMDGVQDTQTFLVFEDVDTR